From one Candidatus Kaelpia imicola genomic stretch:
- a CDS encoding prepilin-type N-terminal cleavage/methylation domain-containing protein, producing MKRGKGFTMLEVLIVIIIIAILATFAIPQYLKASKRAIASEAVTTLGALRGGLARYYQEYNTLTSDLDELDVDNPDDVPNANFSYTIDTGSDDLSDYELTADGESGTRADGITVTYTADDNKIDIDYP from the coding sequence ATGAAAAGAGGTAAAGGGTTTACAATGCTTGAGGTTTTGATTGTTATTATTATAATAGCGATTCTTGCTACCTTTGCAATTCCCCAGTATCTTAAAGCTTCAAAACGTGCTATTGCATCTGAGGCTGTTACTACATTGGGTGCTTTAAGAGGCGGACTTGCACGATATTATCAGGAATATAATACTTTAACTTCAGACTTAGATGAGCTGGATGTAGATAATCCGGATGATGTGCCTAATGCCAATTTTAGCTATACGATAGATACAGGCTCAGATGATCTGAGCGATTATGAGCTTACTGCTGATGGAGAGTCTGGTACCCGAGCTGATGGAATAACCGTTACATATACAGCTGACGATAATAAAATAGATATAGATTATCCGTAA
- a CDS encoding prepilin-type N-terminal cleavage/methylation domain-containing protein, with protein MQRYNFLRVGRREKSFTMLEILIAVIIVSILATLAIMQYTKVVEKQHGRNGITYLKAVRSAQIRYYLDNDTFTDNSEELDMTGYIGSEGEKCFTLSIDAGSGNTFTATLTRVNSAKYEGSAITINQNGGMTTTAPDIYVLPE; from the coding sequence ATGCAAAGGTATAATTTCCTTAGAGTAGGTAGGAGAGAAAAATCTTTTACCATGCTTGAGATTCTTATCGCTGTAATTATCGTTTCAATTCTTGCTACGCTGGCAATTATGCAATATACAAAAGTTGTTGAGAAGCAGCACGGCAGGAACGGCATAACCTATCTTAAAGCAGTACGATCTGCCCAGATAAGATATTATTTGGATAACGATACATTTACTGATAATTCAGAGGAGCTCGATATGACAGGTTATATCGGCTCAGAAGGGGAAAAGTGTTTTACTCTATCCATTGATGCAGGCAGCGGTAATACTTTTACTGCCACTTTAACCAGGGTTAATTCAGCTAAATATGAAGGTTCGGCCATTACCATCAATCAGAATGGCGGTATGACAACAACAGCTCCTGATATATATGTTCTTCCAGAATAG
- a CDS encoding type IV pilus twitching motility protein PilT, giving the protein MKERMDGYLKRTVEKGATDLHLTAGRQPQLRIDGKLVLMDDKVLMPEEIEGLAFSILEDTQIGHFRAQKELDTAYGLKGVGRFRINLFYQRGSVGCAIRFIPFEVPRIEELGLPSVLREFCGKSSGLFLVCGPTGCGKSTTLAAMIKHINYTQGCNIVTVEDPIEYLHKHNKATVNQRELGRDTHSFSEALRHTVRQDPDVIMIGEMRDLDTMQAALTLSETGHLVLATLHTVDAPNSIARIVDVFPAYQQQQIRLQLSLVLLGAIVQQLIPKRDGKGRILAYELMKATPAVKNMIRENTLHQIYSVLQMGKGEGMMTMNQSLIELHRKNLITREEAIKRSPNPEELRRIVL; this is encoded by the coding sequence ATGAAAGAGAGAATGGACGGTTATCTTAAGAGGACGGTTGAAAAAGGTGCAACCGATTTGCATCTAACAGCCGGCAGGCAGCCGCAGCTGAGGATAGACGGTAAACTTGTGCTCATGGATGATAAGGTACTTATGCCGGAAGAGATAGAAGGGCTGGCTTTCTCAATTCTTGAGGATACTCAGATCGGGCATTTTAGAGCCCAAAAAGAGCTTGATACAGCGTATGGATTAAAAGGCGTAGGGAGATTTAGAATAAATCTTTTCTATCAGAGAGGTTCTGTTGGCTGTGCAATAAGATTTATTCCTTTTGAGGTCCCTAGAATAGAGGAACTGGGTCTGCCGTCTGTTTTACGGGAATTTTGCGGAAAATCATCCGGGCTCTTCCTCGTCTGCGGGCCTACAGGGTGCGGAAAGTCAACTACTCTTGCGGCAATGATTAAGCATATTAATTATACCCAGGGTTGTAATATTGTAACAGTTGAAGATCCGATAGAATATCTGCATAAACATAATAAAGCTACGGTAAATCAGCGTGAGCTGGGCAGAGATACCCATTCTTTCTCAGAAGCTTTGCGTCATACTGTAAGACAAGACCCCGACGTGATTATGATAGGTGAGATGCGCGATTTAGATACTATGCAGGCAGCGCTCACTCTTTCTGAAACAGGGCACCTTGTTCTTGCCACACTCCATACTGTAGATGCTCCTAATTCTATTGCCAGGATAGTAGATGTCTTCCCGGCTTATCAGCAGCAGCAGATAAGATTACAGCTTTCACTTGTGCTTTTGGGGGCAATAGTGCAACAGCTGATACCCAAAAGAGATGGCAAGGGACGTATATTGGCTTATGAGCTTATGAAGGCAACGCCTGCCGTTAAGAATATGATTCGTGAGAATACGCTTCATCAGATATACTCTGTACTTCAGATGGGTAAGGGCGAAGGTATGATGACTATGAATCAATCTCTGATAGAACTCCACCGCAAGAATCTCATAACTCGGGAAGAGGCTATAAAGAGAAGCCCCAATCCTGAGGAGCTCAGAAGGATTGTTCTTTAA
- a CDS encoding prepilin-type N-terminal cleavage/methylation domain-containing protein yields MKEESAFTVLEIIVVVVIIAILASLTLPNLSKTLSKNREKLAVSNLKMILNAEKLYRARNDKFFPDSGDEAELDKINENLNLDIESQYFDYTVKASGQYSFKAYAKDKNSPGIEYIIDPEGTIEYPDD; encoded by the coding sequence TTGAAAGAGGAAAGTGCTTTTACAGTCTTGGAAATTATAGTAGTAGTTGTTATTATTGCGATATTAGCTTCTCTTACACTGCCTAATCTTAGTAAAACTTTGAGTAAGAATAGAGAGAAGCTTGCAGTATCTAACCTTAAAATGATATTAAACGCTGAGAAACTATATAGGGCAAGAAATGACAAGTTCTTTCCCGATTCAGGCGACGAAGCAGAATTAGATAAGATAAATGAAAATCTTAATCTGGATATTGAGAGTCAATATTTTGATTATACTGTTAAGGCTTCAGGTCAATATTCTTTTAAAGCCTACGCAAAGGATAAAAATAGTCCCGGTATAGAGTATATAATAGACCCCGAAGGTACTATTGAGTATCCGGATGATTAA